In Haloimpatiens massiliensis, the following are encoded in one genomic region:
- a CDS encoding MATE family efflux transporter, with protein sequence MKKIKNKYVKTINSLAFPILMNYLISSIFEIMDKAIVGHYSTEGFAGVGIAASVIYVITGSFGILAVAYNIVAAEIKGKCDDDMFEKAFCSAMMISIVIGIAFMLISLLGGRIFFKYVYGLHGNVLELLLRYYYPASVTVLLNMIIFLFSTYFRNKYNTKIALYSTAVATTVNIFFDYALVYGKYGFPELGVSGAAWGSVIGLLAGIMVYVIDMKIVNKKHINISFSRKATVRMIKLYIPLLGQDIMECTVFTMIITGIVSRLGTSGIVSYNLLENLGSMVILPMYAFSTAAITISIQKKASGDNIAVKSILRTAIFMSLVIVIFISIACIILPEKILALIVSDTKTIETTKTLIVYMIVLQFVKIFYQIYKSYLQGTDNEKFVFITSVAGSLLSVTWIYLLSIVLGIGGIYIGLSINYIFLSLIYLIKIKKSMQEN encoded by the coding sequence ATGAAAAAAATAAAAAACAAGTATGTTAAAACAATTAATTCATTGGCTTTTCCTATATTAATGAATTATTTGATTTCAAGTATATTTGAAATTATGGATAAAGCTATAGTGGGGCATTATTCAACGGAAGGCTTTGCAGGGGTAGGGATAGCTGCGTCAGTTATCTATGTAATTACAGGTTCATTTGGCATATTAGCTGTTGCCTACAATATTGTGGCAGCTGAGATAAAAGGCAAATGTGATGATGACATGTTTGAAAAAGCTTTTTGTTCAGCCATGATGATTTCAATAGTTATAGGAATAGCATTTATGCTAATATCACTGCTTGGTGGAAGAATATTTTTTAAATATGTATACGGACTTCATGGAAATGTTTTAGAACTGCTGCTTCGTTATTATTATCCTGCTTCTGTTACGGTGCTACTTAATATGATAATATTTTTATTTTCCACATACTTTAGAAATAAATATAACACTAAAATAGCACTATATAGCACAGCTGTAGCAACTACAGTTAATATATTTTTTGATTATGCTCTTGTATATGGCAAATATGGTTTTCCGGAATTAGGAGTAAGTGGTGCTGCATGGGGAAGTGTCATTGGTTTATTGGCAGGAATCATGGTATATGTGATAGATATGAAAATTGTTAATAAGAAGCATATAAATATTTCATTCAGCAGAAAAGCTACTGTAAGAATGATAAAATTGTATATACCATTGCTAGGACAGGATATTATGGAGTGTACGGTTTTTACAATGATAATAACAGGAATAGTATCTAGGCTTGGGACAAGTGGTATAGTATCGTATAATCTTCTTGAAAATTTAGGGAGCATGGTTATTCTACCTATGTATGCATTTTCTACAGCAGCAATAACCATTTCTATACAAAAAAAGGCATCTGGTGATAATATAGCTGTAAAATCCATACTAAGAACTGCAATATTTATGTCATTAGTTATAGTTATATTTATAAGCATTGCCTGTATTATATTGCCTGAAAAAATATTGGCATTAATAGTTTCAGATACGAAAACAATTGAAACTACAAAAACGCTTATTGTATATATGATAGTTTTACAGTTTGTAAAAATTTTTTACCAGATTTACAAGAGTTATTTGCAGGGAACAGATAATGAAAAGTTTGTTTTTATAACTTCTGTAGCTGGGTCTTTGCTGTCAGTAACCTGGATATATTTATTGTCAATAGTATTAGGAATCGGCGGAATATATATAGGACTTTCAATTAATTATATATTTTTGTCACTAATTTATTTAATAAAAATAAAAAAATCTATGCAGGAAAATTAG
- a CDS encoding response regulator transcription factor, whose amino-acid sequence MTQWSKGIYKLRKEEIFISQELIYIIEDQSMVRDELQRMLSENGYRSETALEFKQLNKQVQAINPNLVLLDLNLPYESGFQVCRDIKKESQIPVLVLTSRDTEEDEVLTLDLGADDFISKPFRKEVLLARIRALLRRSSGKKHILNCGWFFLNPEIFTITIEEKSAVLPANEGRILSLLAEKQGKVVTKKDICLCLWDSDEFIDANILHVNITRLRQHLSDLNIKNVIKTIRGVGYMLQEYNNESN is encoded by the coding sequence TTGACTCAATGGAGCAAAGGCATATATAAACTAAGGAAGGAGGAGATTTTTATCTCACAGGAATTAATCTATATAATTGAAGATCAATCAATGGTGAGAGACGAACTTCAAAGAATGCTTTCTGAAAATGGCTATAGAAGTGAAACTGCACTGGAATTTAAACAATTGAATAAGCAAGTTCAAGCTATTAATCCAAACCTTGTGCTCCTTGATTTAAATCTTCCCTATGAAAGTGGCTTTCAGGTATGCAGGGATATAAAAAAAGAGTCTCAGATTCCTGTTCTTGTTTTAACTTCAAGAGATACAGAAGAAGATGAAGTATTAACACTAGATCTTGGCGCAGATGACTTCATTTCAAAACCCTTTAGAAAGGAAGTATTACTAGCACGAATCAGAGCACTTTTAAGAAGATCATCAGGTAAAAAACATATTTTAAACTGCGGATGGTTTTTCCTTAATCCCGAAATATTTACCATAACCATTGAGGAAAAATCTGCAGTTTTGCCCGCTAATGAAGGAAGAATTCTCAGTCTTCTTGCTGAAAAACAAGGGAAAGTTGTAACAAAAAAAGATATTTGCCTATGCCTATGGGATTCTGATGAATTTATTGATGCCAATATACTGCACGTGAATATAACTAGATTAAGACAGCATTTATCAGATTTAAATATAAAAAATGTTATTAAAACTATAAGAGGCGTTGGATATATGCTACAGGAGTATAATAATGAAAGTAATTGA
- a CDS encoding sensor histidine kinase, producing MKVIDIIQSKIVWILSIIFLTIGFCILGWIAYPKAFRVILPLTIVFSTTSIFISIKITYQNEKKFFNALDTFLTQHYQRDLLNYLIKASPDKEYKYIVETFDEICEKEKNEKDKLIAANENYSNYIESWVHEIKTPLALMQLVLDNHENEISATVKEKLIKSRRSMENQVEQVLYYSKTQVTHKDFIFKNFTLESLCKEAIKSKAEVLLEAGFSIELPSMPQVIVTDKKCFKFILGQIIDNSIKYFIALSKANSSTNLAGKLQFKSTIEKSKIVLSIRDNGPGVQNSELPFIFDKGFVGKNGRLNEKSTGMGLYICKSLCEELGIELEAKSIYQEGLMIIFKFPIVQ from the coding sequence ATGAAAGTAATTGATATTATACAATCTAAAATAGTTTGGATTCTGTCTATAATTTTTTTAACCATAGGCTTTTGCATACTTGGATGGATAGCTTATCCTAAGGCTTTTAGAGTTATACTTCCTCTTACAATTGTTTTTTCCACAACATCTATATTTATCTCAATAAAAATAACTTACCAAAATGAAAAAAAGTTCTTTAATGCTTTGGACACTTTTCTTACACAACATTATCAGAGGGATTTACTTAATTACCTTATTAAAGCCTCTCCTGATAAAGAGTATAAATATATAGTTGAAACTTTCGATGAAATATGTGAAAAAGAGAAAAATGAAAAAGATAAGTTAATTGCTGCCAATGAAAATTACAGTAACTATATTGAAAGCTGGGTTCATGAAATTAAAACTCCTCTAGCTTTAATGCAGTTAGTCTTAGATAATCATGAGAATGAAATTTCCGCCACAGTTAAAGAAAAGCTGATTAAATCCAGAAGAAGCATGGAAAACCAAGTTGAGCAAGTTCTTTACTACTCCAAAACTCAGGTAACTCATAAGGATTTTATTTTCAAAAATTTCACCTTGGAATCCCTTTGCAAAGAAGCAATCAAAAGCAAAGCAGAAGTTCTCTTGGAAGCAGGTTTTTCCATAGAACTTCCTTCTATGCCACAGGTAATTGTTACAGACAAAAAATGTTTCAAATTTATTTTAGGTCAAATTATAGACAATTCAATTAAATATTTTATAGCTTTATCCAAAGCTAATAGCAGCACTAATCTTGCAGGAAAGCTTCAATTTAAATCAACAATTGAAAAAAGCAAGATTGTTTTATCTATCCGTGATAATGGTCCTGGCGTGCAAAATTCCGAATTACCCTTTATTTTTGATAAGGGATTTGTAGGTAAAAACGGAAGATTAAATGAAAAATCCACTGGTATGGGATTATACATATGTAAATCCTTATGTGAAGAATTAGGAATTGAACTAGAAGCTAAAAGCATTTACCAAGAAGGCCTTATGATAATTTTCAAATTTCCCATAGTTCAGTGA
- a CDS encoding M2 family metallopeptidase encodes MGEKCKYRELEYKRPDMEMVSKTLDDLANKVRNAKSYLEVKALYETYDEIVSKVRTQAVLAQLRFLCDITDEFYQKEYVEFTSIADSIILPVNLCSAFLKSKFIDQLTDEYGIILKRQFQDSLSTNEGQELLIQDQMLQNEYNMLVQNLQYSLEGKKITSNELATIKKSGDCMARKKAQRAIYEAYLDKKEDFQRIFNSLVKLRNQRAKLNGFKNYIDLGNCIWGRHDYGEEEIKEATTRILKYFRPLYDELIEIQKSYTDLNSIRICDRMYKFKGEELSYENLLESCQKMLHLLGKETGDYFDKLIEQDGFDLEYSPVKMPGIAFQNYINDINIAPIFGNFKNNPYDVSCVVHEFGHSFQEYQSALKHKSLFNILPPIDISEIVSRSMEFFAYQYADLFYSKDASKCIYLHAIGVVDYILRFCAENEFENYLYENEDATLEEITQEYMKINRKYLPYEYDGFEDLIYQGADYFMFDSFISFPKYLIGYVPAYINAIELVFHTENTYEKYLDICKHLGYRTYKETLKAGELKHAFSEEAISLAANTLRDIIKSEHMKMLNKNH; translated from the coding sequence ATGGGTGAAAAATGTAAATATAGGGAGCTGGAGTATAAGAGACCTGATATGGAGATGGTATCCAAGACATTAGATGACCTTGCAAATAAAGTAAGAAATGCCAAGTCTTATCTAGAAGTTAAAGCTTTATATGAAACTTATGATGAAATTGTAAGCAAGGTGCGTACACAGGCAGTATTAGCACAATTAAGATTTTTATGTGATATAACCGATGAATTTTATCAAAAAGAGTATGTGGAATTTACGAGTATTGCAGATTCTATCATATTACCTGTAAATTTATGTAGTGCATTTTTAAAATCAAAATTTATAGATCAGTTGACAGATGAATATGGAATTATACTTAAAAGACAATTTCAAGATAGTTTAAGTACCAATGAAGGTCAAGAGCTTCTGATACAGGACCAAATGCTGCAGAATGAATATAATATGCTTGTACAAAACTTACAATATTCACTTGAGGGAAAAAAAATAACATCAAACGAGTTGGCTACCATTAAGAAAAGTGGGGATTGTATGGCTAGAAAAAAAGCTCAAAGGGCTATATATGAGGCATATTTAGATAAAAAAGAAGATTTTCAGAGAATATTCAACTCTTTGGTTAAGCTTAGAAATCAACGTGCTAAATTAAATGGTTTCAAGAATTATATAGATTTAGGAAATTGTATTTGGGGAAGACATGACTACGGCGAAGAGGAGATTAAGGAAGCTACAACTAGGATACTAAAATATTTCAGACCATTGTATGATGAGTTGATAGAAATACAAAAATCATATACAGACTTAAACTCCATAAGAATATGTGATAGAATGTATAAATTTAAAGGTGAAGAGCTTTCATATGAGAACTTATTAGAATCTTGTCAGAAGATGCTCCATCTTCTGGGTAAAGAAACTGGAGATTATTTTGATAAGTTAATAGAGCAAGATGGATTTGACTTAGAATATTCCCCAGTAAAGATGCCCGGTATTGCATTCCAAAATTATATTAACGATATTAATATTGCCCCAATTTTCGGGAACTTTAAAAATAATCCCTATGATGTATCCTGTGTTGTTCATGAGTTTGGACACAGTTTCCAAGAATACCAATCTGCATTGAAGCACAAATCTTTGTTTAATATATTGCCACCAATTGATATTTCAGAAATAGTATCTAGAAGTATGGAGTTTTTTGCTTACCAATACGCAGATTTATTTTACAGTAAAGATGCTTCAAAATGTATATATTTACATGCAATAGGTGTAGTTGACTATATTTTGAGATTCTGTGCAGAAAATGAATTTGAAAATTATTTATATGAAAATGAAGATGCAACTTTAGAAGAGATAACCCAAGAATATATGAAAATAAATAGAAAATATTTACCTTATGAATATGATGGTTTTGAAGATTTGATTTATCAAGGGGCAGACTATTTTATGTTTGATTCATTTATTTCTTTTCCTAAATATTTAATTGGGTATGTGCCTGCATATATAAATGCTATTGAATTGGTATTTCACACTGAGAATACCTATGAGAAATATTTAGATATCTGCAAGCATTTAGGATATCGAACCTATAAAGAAACTTTAAAAGCTGGGGAATTAAAGCATGCATTTAGTGAAGAAGCCATAAGCTTAGCTGCTAACACCCTAAGGGATATAATTAAAAGTGAACATATGAAAATGTTAAATAAGAATCACTAA
- a CDS encoding FtsX-like permease family protein — protein sequence MFYKISLRNAKRNISQYLIYFITLVIAAASFYVVLAIDSQDVIRFLKTFESHGVNKLLLYIQIIFAACLIIMFFLIVFANHFLIRRRKKEIGVYMMLGMKQSKVFWMLILEGIITSLLALFSGLLIGIILSDFISLLSARIFEIQIIGHTFTISRNAVLETSVGFMIIQIIAIFLQSFSVYRLELANLLYGDTKKKKLKEKNPNFCKLILITGIITLSIAYFNILKYGLLNIPFQILIISIILGFYGTMAVFYGITNLIVNFSKRKKVKYFKGLNAFTSRQIYEQVAGRYLSLGIISLLLFLSISMLSFGCSMALNNEAKKANKLNVFDLTIREYSGREKFIENILNSPEISPYVDSPTVVELGLADLDKFNFDLTDFTNKLMKENNYSKNSIYWSGYIIKGSAYDKALKLAGKEGLNLKTGEIGIYNDANFSCNYNSLEKAIKKNPIIKINNKAYKLVGQVNQTNLVTDTFITISLGFIMNDEDFNKYVDQKNINRFLSFALPKNVVEGEGKIAPTQHILDTFKSKNLDCESSLQSYSRQLFIAIASSYTLIYLGIILLLVTGTVLALQFITEIRDNKIRYQILTDIGASSIQMKKSLYKQIRLYFLLPLSVAMLSGVVAIIELSQLIAVRGFNISNILMETFFAVIILMLIYGLYYMTVRKSASKIIDSMEQRHI from the coding sequence ATGTTTTATAAAATATCTCTTAGAAATGCTAAAAGAAATATAAGTCAATATCTAATTTACTTTATCACACTAGTTATTGCAGCAGCCTCCTTTTATGTGGTACTTGCCATTGACTCTCAGGATGTAATTCGCTTTCTTAAAACTTTTGAATCCCATGGAGTTAATAAGCTACTTTTATATATTCAAATTATTTTTGCTGCATGTTTAATCATTATGTTTTTCCTTATAGTCTTTGCCAACCACTTTTTAATAAGAAGGCGAAAAAAAGAAATTGGCGTTTATATGATGCTGGGTATGAAACAAAGTAAAGTATTTTGGATGCTCATTCTCGAGGGAATAATTACAAGTTTATTGGCCCTTTTTTCTGGCTTACTTATTGGCATAATTCTCTCAGACTTTATTTCTTTATTATCAGCTAGAATTTTTGAAATCCAAATAATAGGACATACGTTTACTATTTCTAGAAATGCTGTCCTTGAAACAAGTGTTGGATTCATGATTATTCAAATTATTGCCATTTTTCTTCAATCCTTTAGTGTATATAGACTAGAATTAGCTAATCTTCTTTATGGGGATACAAAAAAGAAAAAATTAAAAGAAAAAAACCCTAACTTTTGCAAACTTATATTAATAACTGGAATTATTACTTTATCCATTGCATATTTTAATATTCTTAAGTATGGATTACTTAATATTCCTTTTCAAATACTAATAATCAGCATTATTCTAGGGTTTTACGGCACAATGGCTGTTTTTTATGGTATAACTAATTTAATAGTAAATTTTTCGAAGAGAAAAAAAGTTAAATATTTTAAAGGTTTAAATGCCTTTACCTCTAGGCAGATCTATGAGCAAGTTGCCGGTAGATATTTAAGCCTTGGAATTATATCACTGCTTTTATTTCTTTCAATTTCCATGTTATCCTTTGGCTGTTCAATGGCTTTAAACAACGAAGCAAAAAAAGCTAATAAACTAAATGTATTTGACCTGACCATAAGAGAATATTCTGGTAGGGAAAAATTTATAGAAAATATTTTAAATTCCCCTGAAATAAGTCCATACGTAGATAGTCCTACTGTAGTTGAACTTGGATTAGCAGATTTAGATAAATTTAATTTTGATTTAACTGACTTTACTAACAAGCTTATGAAAGAAAATAACTATAGCAAAAATAGTATATATTGGTCTGGATATATAATTAAGGGTTCTGCCTATGATAAAGCACTAAAACTTGCAGGTAAAGAAGGATTAAACCTTAAAACTGGCGAAATTGGGATTTATAATGATGCAAACTTTTCTTGTAACTATAATTCATTAGAAAAAGCTATTAAGAAGAATCCAATAATAAAAATAAACAATAAAGCTTATAAGCTAGTTGGACAGGTTAATCAAACTAATTTAGTAACTGATACCTTTATAACCATCTCCTTAGGCTTTATAATGAATGATGAGGATTTTAATAAATATGTAGATCAAAAAAATATTAATAGATTTTTAAGTTTTGCATTGCCTAAAAATGTGGTAGAAGGGGAGGGAAAAATTGCTCCCACTCAGCATATTTTAGATACTTTTAAAAGTAAAAATTTAGATTGTGAAAGTTCACTACAAAGCTATAGTAGGCAACTATTTATTGCCATAGCTAGTAGTTATACATTAATATATCTGGGGATTATATTACTTTTAGTTACAGGCACAGTACTGGCACTACAATTCATCACTGAAATAAGAGATAATAAAATACGCTACCAAATCCTTACAGACATTGGAGCTTCATCAATCCAAATGAAAAAATCTCTCTATAAACAAATAAGGCTATACTTTCTACTGCCTTTATCTGTTGCCATGCTCAGTGGTGTAGTTGCAATTATAGAACTTTCTCAGCTTATAGCTGTTCGCGGTTTTAATATAAGTAATATTTTAATGGAAACATTTTTTGCAGTAATAATACTAATGCTTATATATGGATTATATTACATGACTGTTCGAAAATCTGCTAGCAAAATTATTGACTCAATGGAGCAAAGGCATATATAA
- a CDS encoding ABC transporter ATP-binding protein, whose translation MEKILEIKNLKKTYGIKDSITNALKNICFDVHSGEFVGIMGASGSGKTTLLNCIATIIKPTSGEINLKGFDITKLKNKALAEYRGSEIGYLFQDFQLLDNLTGYENISLPLSIHNVSLKNIEQKVKEISKTLNIEDILEKFPVQMSGGQKQRIAAARCLVSDPSIVLADEPTGALDSKSAKNLLEIMMEVNKKVEKTILMVTHDPNAASYCSRILFIQDGEIFHEIIKEDNEDRQHFYDRILSLMSYLGGGSANVL comes from the coding sequence ATGGAAAAAATATTAGAAATTAAAAATTTGAAAAAGACCTATGGCATAAAAGACAGTATCACTAATGCACTGAAGAATATATGCTTTGATGTTCACAGCGGTGAATTTGTTGGTATTATGGGGGCTTCAGGCTCTGGTAAAACAACTCTTTTAAACTGTATAGCTACAATTATAAAACCAACTTCTGGTGAAATTAATTTAAAGGGATTTGACATTACAAAACTAAAGAATAAAGCTTTAGCTGAATATAGAGGCTCTGAAATAGGTTATCTCTTTCAAGACTTTCAACTTCTAGATAATTTAACAGGATATGAAAATATTTCCCTACCCCTTTCAATCCACAATGTTTCGTTAAAAAATATTGAACAAAAAGTAAAGGAAATATCGAAAACATTAAATATTGAGGATATTCTTGAAAAGTTTCCCGTGCAAATGTCTGGAGGTCAAAAGCAAAGAATTGCTGCTGCTCGCTGCTTAGTTAGCGATCCCTCTATTGTACTTGCAGACGAACCAACAGGTGCTCTTGACTCAAAATCCGCTAAAAATCTTCTAGAGATAATGATGGAAGTAAATAAAAAAGTAGAAAAGACAATACTAATGGTTACACATGATCCAAATGCAGCCAGTTATTGCTCACGAATTCTCTTCATACAAGATGGGGAAATCTTTCATGAAATCATAAAGGAAGATAACGAAGACCGTCAGCACTTTTATGATAGAATTCTATCTCTAATGTCCTACTTGGGAGGAGGATCTGCTAATGTTTTATAA